In Pseudomonas oryzihabitans, the DNA window AACAGAAGCCCCGCCAATGTGCGGGGCTTTTGCGTATCTGGAGGAAAAAGAGGGCGACCACTGACGGTGTTACGAGCACCGCCGGCGGCCACCAACCTGCAGTCTGTACCTGCAAGCCAGCCAAGGCCCCCTGCTCGCGCGAGCGTGGCGGAGCCTAGCAGAACGAGGCTTTGCAGACCATGTTGAAAGATTGCCGTTGCGGACAGTGCAACCGACTACTCGCCCGCGTGGGTGAGTTCACCGAGCTCCAGATCAAGTGTTCCCGCTGCGGGACATTGAATCATGTGAAGGCCAAGAGCCTCGAGCAATCGCCTCTGAGCGACATTTCCAGCGACCAAACGCTGAAACCATCATTACTCAGAGGTTAACTATCATGGCTGAAACTTACTCTCCCTTCGCTGATAACGGCAACGCGATGCTGCCCCCTTTTCAAGTGATGTCTGTAGGTCAATACCTACAGTCTCCGAATGGGCAGTACCGTTTGGTTTTCCAGAGCGACGCGAATCTGGCGCTCTATCAGGGGGATCAGGCGATTTGGGCTGCAAACGAAGATGTTCCTTATAGCCAGACGATCAAGCTGAATACTGGCAAGGGCACATCCAGCGCTTATAACCGGGGCACTTTGGAAGTGACGGACTACATGCGCAAGCGGCAGTGGAATGCGTCGCCTTCCACCTATCCAGCTGAGGACAGGTATCGCGTGTATTGCGTACTGCAAGACGATGGAAATATCGTATTGACGGTATTCAAGCCGCTTTGGCAGAGCGATGCGGGTCGTGCGGTAGTGCCTGATGCTCGCGGCATTGTTAGCTTTGCCCCGGGAACCCGTCTGGACCAAGGCCGGGAGTATCACGCGGGGGATAAGCGAATTGTGTTTCAAGGCGATGGTAACTTGGTTGTCTACGATGCCAATTCGGCTCCTGTATGGAACTCGGGTACGCAAAACCAAGGCGGTGATGAAGCGGTCATGCAGCCAGATGGCAACTTCGTCATCTACAATTCTAGGGAAGGCCGGCCGCTGTGGAATAGCCAGACTGCCGGTAATCCCAACGCCTACGCGATGCTCACCGACAACGGCTGCTTCAGTGTGCTTACTCAAGAGCCTATTTGGGCACGCTTTGGCTTCACGCCGACTATTCAAAAAGGAAAGCCGCGTAGCAAAGGAGGTATCAGCCTCAGCACGCCGCAGATAGTCATCTGGACCTTCTAGTCCTGCCTGCTGCCCCCACCATGGCCCGCCCTGCGGGCCTTCTGCTTTCTTGGAGTAATGAAATGGGCGAACCCTCATCCACGAGCATCGGGCTGGCCGGCTTGTTCGCCAGTCTGGGCCTGGGTGCAGTGTTCCCCGATCTGGATCCGGCTGCGCTGGTTGGAGCCTTCGGTGGCGCCTTCTTCTACGTGGTCTTCGCCAAGGACATGCCCTTCTTTCGGCGTGTGGGCTACCTGTTCGTTGGCTGGATCGGTGGCTACTTCGCGGCGGCCGAGGCGATCGGACAGGACTGGACGAGAACCACCGGCCTGGTGGCCATGGCCTGCGGCGCCGTTTGTGTAGTCTTCCTTGCCGGCCTGGTCGAATGGGTTGAAACGGGCACTATGCCGCGCTTTTTGCGCTGGGTGCTCACCATTCGTTTTGGTAAAGGGGGCTGATCGATGGCCACTATCCTGCAGGCGCTGTTCTGCGCTGGCATCTTCATCATGATCGGCTTCGTCTACCGGCCCGATCCTGACTCACGGTACCGCCTGGGCGTATCGGTGATTGCCTTCGCGCTGTGCGCTGTCACCGGGATGCAGTTCATGAGCATCACCGCCCGCATCATCCTCGAACATCATCTGCCGGTAGTGTCCTGGTACAACACGGCGTTCTATGGCCTAAGCCTGGCGCTGGTCGTCCAGGCCCGCGGCAACGTAGCTAAGATCTGGCCGGCGGGCTTCGAGCGTTGGGATGGCAGCGAGCGGCGGAGGGGCAGGGGATGAACCAGCAGCAGATCAAGCTGGCCCAGCAGCTGTTCTCCGAGCGCGACCGGCTGAAGAAGTTGCGCGACGATGCTGAGCGAAAAGGCGGCTTCTCTGTTGCCGTCAACGGCAGCTATCAGGATGACGAGATGGTGAATGTTGCGCGACGTCCAGTGCTTGATCTGATAAGCCAGCGGATTAAGCGTATCGAAGGCGACCTTCAGCAGCTGGGATGGGATGGAAAATGACCGAGCACCAGGAGCTGATCGCAGCACTGGCACGCCAGACCCAGGCGATGCTGGAGCTGGCCGAGAGCAACAGGCTGTTGGCCGAGAGTAACCGCGAGATGGTCGACTACCTGGCCGACCAGCAGGACGACGGCGGCGAACGCGATGGCCCTCGCTTTGATTTGGCAGGGAAGCCCCTCTGATGGCGCTGCGACCCAACAAGCCATGCCGCGCCCGCGGCTGCAACGCGCTGACCCGTAACGCTGGTGGCTACTGCGATGAGCACGCCGACCAGGCCAAGGCCTGGGCCAGCAGGCAAGGCTCTGGTCGTGGTGGTCGGCCCTGGCGACGGATGCGCGAGCAGGTGCTGAAGCGTGATGGCTACCTCTGCCAGTGCGAGGACTGCAAGCATCTGGGCCGTGTCAGGCCAGCGCACGAGGTCGACCACATCGTGGCCCTGGCCCAAGGCGGCAGCGATATCCCGGACAACCTGGCGGCCATCAACCATGACTGCCATCGGGTCAAGACGCTGCGCGAGTCAGCAGCAGGCCGGCGGCCCAATCTGTAGCACGTCACAGCCCCGATATAGGCTTGGCCTATGGGTGGGGGTTGGTCAAAAGTCCAGGGCTATAGGGTCGGACACCGTCCGCCCCGTCAATTTTTCACGCCCGCGAAATTAAAAATTCAGGAGTAGCGCCATGGGCGGCACAGCGGCGGTCGCTGGCCGAGGTCGCAAGCCCAAGCCCACGGCCAAGAAACAGCTCGCCGGCAACCCCGGCAAGCGGGCCTTGAACAAGGCCGAACCCCAGTTCTCCACGGTCACCAACGTCGATCCGCCCGAGTGGTTGAACGACCGAGCGGCTGACATGTGGAAGATGATCATTCCCGAATTGCTTCGCGAGAACGTGCTGGCGCTCACCGACCTGCACAACGTCGAGGCCTTCTGCACGGCATATGGCAACTGGCGCCTGGCGCAGGAATCGATCAACACCCACGGCATCGTGGTGGAGGGCGCCCAGGGCGGGCCGATGAAGAACCCGGCCCTGACCGCCGCCAACGAAACGATGCGCCAGATGGTGACCTTCGGTTCACTGCTCGGGCTCGACCCGGCCAGCCGGACGCGCCTGATCGGCGGCAACAAACAGAAATCCACCAACGAGTTCGCTGCTCTCCTAGGTTCCTGATGGCCAAGACCCCCACGCCCAACGTCGACAAGGCGATGGCGTGGGCGCGGTCCGTCCTGAAGGGCAGGGTGCCGGCGTGCCGGTTCATCCATCTGGCGATCCAGCGGCACTTCGAAGACGTGGCCGAGAGCCGGGGCAAGGGCTTTCCCTACAAATTCGACGCTGCCCAGGCGGAGAAGAAGCTGCGCCTGGTGCAGCTGATGCCGCACACCAAGGGCGAGTGGGCGTTCAAGCGCCAGCTCATCACCCTGGAGCCCTGGCAGCTCTTCGGCATGGCCTGCACCTTCGGCTGGCTGCGCAAGAAAGACGGCTACCGGCGCTTCCGCGAGAGCTACTGGGAGGTGCCGCGCAAGAATGGCAAGTCGGTGATCGCCGCCGGCGTCGGCATCAGCATGTTCGTCGCCGACAACGAGTTCGGCGCCGAGGTGTACAGCGGTGCCACCACCGAGAAGCAGGCCTGGGAGGTCTTCCGCCCGGCCAGGCTGATGGTGAAGCGGACGCCGATGTTGATCGAGGCGGCGGGGATCGAGGTGAACGCCTCGAACATGAACGTACCAGCCCAGGGTTCGCGCTTCGAACCCCTAATCGGCAACCCCGGCGACGGCGCTTCGCCCAGCTGCGCGATCATTGACGAATTTCACGAGCACGACAGCTCGGCCCAGTACGACACCATGCTGACCGGCATGGGCGCCCGCCGGCAGCCGCTGATGTTCATCATCACCACGGCCGGCGCCAACATCGAGGGCCCGTGCTACGACAAGCGCCGCCAGTCCATCGAGATGCTAGAAGGCTCGGTGCCCGATCCGGAGTTGTTCGCCTGGATCTGGACCCTGGACGAAGGCGACGACTGGACCGACCCGAAGAACCTGGCCAAGGCCAACCCCTGCATGGGTGTTTCGGTCTATCAGGAGTACCTGGAAAGCCAGCTGGCCCGGGCGATCCGCTCGGCGCGCTTCACCAACACCTTCAAGACGAAGCACCTGAACCTCTGGGTCAGCGCGAAAGCGGGCTTCTTCAACGTCGAGAACTGGAAGGCCTGCGAGGACAGGAGCCTGACCCTGGAGCAGTTCGAGGGGCAGGAGTGCATCCTGGGCTTCGACCTGGCGCGCAAGCTGGACATGAACTCCATGGCCCGGCTGTTCTGGCGCGTCATCGACGGCCGCATCCACTACTACAGCGTCGCCCCGGGCTTCTGGGTGCCGGAAGACACGGCGTTCAACGACGACAACCGGCGGATGGCCGAACGCTTCCAGGCCTGGATCAACACCGGGCATCTACAGGTCACCCCAGGCGCCGAGATCGACTATCGGGAGATCCTCGAGGAAGCCAAGGAGGCCAACCTGGCTGCCCCGGTGCTGGAGTGCCCGATTGACCCGCATGGCGCGACGAACCTGAGCCACCAGCTTGATGACGAGGGCCTGACCCCGGTCACCATCGTCCAGAACTACACCCACATGTCGGACCCGATGAAGGAACTGGAAGCCGCTATCGAGTCCGGCCGCTTCCATCACGACGGCAACCCGATCATGACCTGGTGTATCGCCAACGTGATCGGCAAGACGGTGCCTGGAAACGACGACATCGTCCGGCCGATAAAGCAGGGCAACGACAACAAGATCGACGGCGCCGTGGCGCTGATCATGGCGGTGGGGCGCGCAATGCCGGCAGCGGCCGAGCCCCGCAGCATCGATTCCTTCCTGGACAATATCCTGAGCGCGTAATGGCAGACACCGACTACAGCATCGACCTGCGAACCCGCAGCCCCTTCTGGGCGCGCATGGCGAGCTTCTTCGTCGGTGGGCGCCTGGTTTCGCCGGAAAAAGGCTCCGTGACAGGTCCCATCTCCGCGTCTGGAGTGGTGGGCGACTCGGTGGTGAGCGACGAGCGCACCCTGCAGATCAGCACCGTCTACGCCTGCGTCCGGCTGATTTCCAGCGTGACCGCCGGCCTGCCGCTGGATGTCTTCGAGACCAAGGGCGATGACCGCCACAAGGTCGGCCTGGACCAGCCGCTGGCGCGCCTGCTGCGCTATAGCCCGAACAGCTTCATGACCGCCGTCGAGTTTCGCGAGGCGATGACCATGCAGCTGTGCTTCTACGGCAACGCCTATGCCCTGGTCGAGCGCAACGGCGCCGGCGACGTCATCTCCCTGCTGCCGCTACTGTCGGCCAACATGGACGTGCGGCTGGAGGGCAAGAAGGTCGTCTACCGCTACCGCCGAGATAGCGAGTACGCCAACTTCAGCCAGCGCGAAATCTTCCACCTGAAGGGTTTCGGCTTCAACGGCCTGGTGGGGCTGTCGCCGATCGCCTTCGCGGCCCGCGCCGCCGGCGTGGCGGTCTCGATGGAAGACCAGCAGCGCGACTTCTACGGGAACGGCGCCAAGTCCCCGCAGCTGCTGATGACCCCGGACGTGCTGAAAAAGCAGCAGCGCGACCAGCTGGAGGAGAACTTCAAGGAGATCGCCGGCGGCCCGGTCAAGAAGCGGCTCTGGATCCTAGAGGCAGGCTTCACCACCCAGGCCATCGGGGTGACACCGCAGGACGCCGAGACCATGGCGGCCCGGAAATTCCAAGTCAGCGAGCTGGCGCGCTTCTTCGGCGTGCCGCCCCACCTGGTGGGTGACGTAGAGAAATCGACGAGCTGGGGATCCGGCATCGAGCAGCAGAACCTTGGCTTCCTGCAATACACCCTGTCGCCGTACCTGGTGCGCTGGGAGCAGGCGATCTGGCGCTGGCTGGTGAAGCCCGCTGACATCAGCCGTTTCCATGCCGAGCACAACCTGGAAGGCCTGCTGCGGGGCGATTCGACGGCCCGGGCCCAATTCCTCACCCAGCTGGTGAATAGCGGCCTGCTGACCATCAACGAGGGTCGGCGCCTCGACAACCGGCCGCCACTGCCTGGAGGCGACGTCGCCACCCGGCAATCGCAGAACGTGCCGATCACCCAACTTGGCCAACCAAACCCCGCCCCGAGCGGGGTTTGATCTATCTGGAGGCTGCAATGCCCAACATCTGCAAGACCCTGGACTTCGAACTGGCCGGGGTGAAGTTCGCCGGCAATGGCGCCCAGGGCATCTTCGAAGGCTATGCCAGCGTCTTCGGCGTGACCGACAGCGATGGCGACGTGATCCAGCCGGGTGCATTCGCCAACGCGCTGAAGTCCCAGACCCGCTCGGTGGCCATGTTCTTCAACCACCGCCGCCACGAGATCCCGGTAGGGAAGTGGCTGCACCTGGAGGAGGACAGCAAGGGCCTGCTGGCCCGTGGCGAGCTGACGCCGGGTAACCCCCAATCCGAGGCCCTGAAGGCCGCCATGCAGCACGGCACCGTGGCGGGCATGTCGGTCGGCTTCCTGGCCGCCAAGGGCGACTTCGAGCCCATCGCCACCGGCATGTCGTTCAAGAACGTCTCCCGGCTGAGCGAAATCAGCATCTGCACCATGCCGGCCAACGAGCACGCCACCGTGGCCTCGCTCAAGAGCATGGATGGCATCGAAAGCATTCGCGACGCGGAGCACTGGCTGCGAGATGCAGCTGGCCTCTCCAAATCCGAGGCGCAGGCGTTCATCGCCCGCATCAAGTCCGCAGTTCGGAGCGAGTCCGAAGGCGGCGACGAAATCGCCGCGCTCTTGCAGCGCATTCAAACCTTCCCCTCCGTGAACTGAGGAACCCCCCATGTCCGATTTGGCAGTCATCCAAAAGGCGATCGAGACCGCGCAGACCCGCATGCAGGAGCTGTTCGACGCCCAGAAAACCGAAATCCAGGCCACCGGCGCTGTCAGCAAGCAGCTGCAGGGCGACCTGACCACCGTCCAGGAAGAGCTCAAGTCGGCAGGCACCCGC includes these proteins:
- a CDS encoding phage portal protein yields the protein MADTDYSIDLRTRSPFWARMASFFVGGRLVSPEKGSVTGPISASGVVGDSVVSDERTLQISTVYACVRLISSVTAGLPLDVFETKGDDRHKVGLDQPLARLLRYSPNSFMTAVEFREAMTMQLCFYGNAYALVERNGAGDVISLLPLLSANMDVRLEGKKVVYRYRRDSEYANFSQREIFHLKGFGFNGLVGLSPIAFAARAAGVAVSMEDQQRDFYGNGAKSPQLLMTPDVLKKQQRDQLEENFKEIAGGPVKKRLWILEAGFTTQAIGVTPQDAETMAARKFQVSELARFFGVPPHLVGDVEKSTSWGSGIEQQNLGFLQYTLSPYLVRWEQAIWRWLVKPADISRFHAEHNLEGLLRGDSTARAQFLTQLVNSGLLTINEGRRLDNRPPLPGGDVATRQSQNVPITQLGQPNPAPSGV
- a CDS encoding putative holin; protein product: MGEPSSTSIGLAGLFASLGLGAVFPDLDPAALVGAFGGAFFYVVFAKDMPFFRRVGYLFVGWIGGYFAAAEAIGQDWTRTTGLVAMACGAVCVVFLAGLVEWVETGTMPRFLRWVLTIRFGKGG
- a CDS encoding phage terminase small subunit P27 family — encoded protein: MGGTAAVAGRGRKPKPTAKKQLAGNPGKRALNKAEPQFSTVTNVDPPEWLNDRAADMWKMIIPELLRENVLALTDLHNVEAFCTAYGNWRLAQESINTHGIVVEGAQGGPMKNPALTAANETMRQMVTFGSLLGLDPASRTRLIGGNKQKSTNEFAALLGS
- a CDS encoding phage holin family protein, which produces MATILQALFCAGIFIMIGFVYRPDPDSRYRLGVSVIAFALCAVTGMQFMSITARIILEHHLPVVSWYNTAFYGLSLALVVQARGNVAKIWPAGFERWDGSERRRGRG
- a CDS encoding Com family DNA-binding transcriptional regulator, with the protein product MLKDCRCGQCNRLLARVGEFTELQIKCSRCGTLNHVKAKSLEQSPLSDISSDQTLKPSLLRG
- a CDS encoding HK97 family phage prohead protease; translated protein: MPNICKTLDFELAGVKFAGNGAQGIFEGYASVFGVTDSDGDVIQPGAFANALKSQTRSVAMFFNHRRHEIPVGKWLHLEEDSKGLLARGELTPGNPQSEALKAAMQHGTVAGMSVGFLAAKGDFEPIATGMSFKNVSRLSEISICTMPANEHATVASLKSMDGIESIRDAEHWLRDAAGLSKSEAQAFIARIKSAVRSESEGGDEIAALLQRIQTFPSVN
- a CDS encoding putidacin L1 family lectin-like bacteriocin, whose product is MAETYSPFADNGNAMLPPFQVMSVGQYLQSPNGQYRLVFQSDANLALYQGDQAIWAANEDVPYSQTIKLNTGKGTSSAYNRGTLEVTDYMRKRQWNASPSTYPAEDRYRVYCVLQDDGNIVLTVFKPLWQSDAGRAVVPDARGIVSFAPGTRLDQGREYHAGDKRIVFQGDGNLVVYDANSAPVWNSGTQNQGGDEAVMQPDGNFVIYNSREGRPLWNSQTAGNPNAYAMLTDNGCFSVLTQEPIWARFGFTPTIQKGKPRSKGGISLSTPQIVIWTF
- a CDS encoding terminase large subunit, with product MAKTPTPNVDKAMAWARSVLKGRVPACRFIHLAIQRHFEDVAESRGKGFPYKFDAAQAEKKLRLVQLMPHTKGEWAFKRQLITLEPWQLFGMACTFGWLRKKDGYRRFRESYWEVPRKNGKSVIAAGVGISMFVADNEFGAEVYSGATTEKQAWEVFRPARLMVKRTPMLIEAAGIEVNASNMNVPAQGSRFEPLIGNPGDGASPSCAIIDEFHEHDSSAQYDTMLTGMGARRQPLMFIITTAGANIEGPCYDKRRQSIEMLEGSVPDPELFAWIWTLDEGDDWTDPKNLAKANPCMGVSVYQEYLESQLARAIRSARFTNTFKTKHLNLWVSAKAGFFNVENWKACEDRSLTLEQFEGQECILGFDLARKLDMNSMARLFWRVIDGRIHYYSVAPGFWVPEDTAFNDDNRRMAERFQAWINTGHLQVTPGAEIDYREILEEAKEANLAAPVLECPIDPHGATNLSHQLDDEGLTPVTIVQNYTHMSDPMKELEAAIESGRFHHDGNPIMTWCIANVIGKTVPGNDDIVRPIKQGNDNKIDGAVALIMAVGRAMPAAAEPRSIDSFLDNILSA
- a CDS encoding HNH endonuclease — protein: MALRPNKPCRARGCNALTRNAGGYCDEHADQAKAWASRQGSGRGGRPWRRMREQVLKRDGYLCQCEDCKHLGRVRPAHEVDHIVALAQGGSDIPDNLAAINHDCHRVKTLRESAAGRRPNL